A genome region from Schaalia sp. 19OD2882 includes the following:
- a CDS encoding FadR/GntR family transcriptional regulator, which translates to MPTTLHVNVLDALGRAIVQGALSGGEPLTLEWIQAQYGVSRTIARDCVRSLECMGMVDSRRRVGITVRPASEWTVLSPTLMKWQLDEDPDGTTLGALTELRTAIEPVAASAAAVRASDSERRNILSLAAQMHSEVATDDLDSFVLTDIAFHSSILVASHNEAFRALTDMVGEVLRGRAKMGVYPLNPTTASLALHDEIAEAIAKGDSPKAEEAMLRMVLPVRSALRQKGLTALNDTI; encoded by the coding sequence ATGCCCACCACACTTCACGTCAACGTCCTCGACGCCCTGGGACGCGCGATCGTCCAGGGCGCGTTGAGTGGCGGAGAGCCCCTCACCCTGGAATGGATCCAGGCCCAGTACGGGGTGTCTCGCACAATCGCCCGGGACTGCGTGCGTTCCCTCGAATGCATGGGAATGGTCGACTCGCGCCGACGCGTCGGCATCACGGTGCGACCGGCCTCGGAGTGGACGGTCCTGTCCCCCACGCTGATGAAGTGGCAGCTGGACGAGGACCCGGATGGCACGACCCTGGGCGCGCTGACGGAGCTGCGCACAGCCATCGAGCCGGTGGCGGCCTCAGCCGCCGCCGTGCGCGCCAGCGACTCCGAGAGGCGCAACATCCTCAGCTTGGCCGCACAGATGCACTCCGAGGTGGCCACCGATGACCTGGACAGCTTCGTGCTGACCGACATCGCCTTCCATTCCTCGATCCTCGTGGCCAGCCACAACGAGGCCTTCCGTGCCCTGACCGACATGGTCGGCGAGGTCCTGCGCGGTCGAGCCAAGATGGGCGTCTACCCGCTGAATCCGACGACGGCCAGCTTGGCCCTGCACGACGAGATCGCCGAGGCCATCGCGAAGGGCGACTCGCCGAAGGCCGAGGAAGCCATGCTGCGGATGGTCCTGCCCGTGCGCTCGGCGCTTCGGCAGAAGGGGTTGACGGCGCTCAACGACACCATTTGA
- a CDS encoding MFS transporter, whose protein sequence is MKPLHLLVLGAFVNSLGTGMTAFAIGVHMYAVHKSATAVALAQLCAFAPVVLLAPVAGVMADRHDRRLMMAIGDGGSVLGLALVAAALLTQAPSWLILVGVTASSVFAALTEPALKASVSDLVSQDEYVRASGLFSLAAAAKFLLAPIAAAFLVGVVGTVGIVTIDAATCLVTVGISLYVRQLVGTRLSRRDRGVLAELREGWQAVVGNTPVRTAVMLIGMVTVATGTVQTLLKPILLPIASVETVGTVETVAAIGLLLGSALLAPLGSMRPTTLLTLGLVGMGVAMAAFALRPDPVWIGAVGLALFLVLPICNAGAEALVRSRLHVDVQARAWGLISPLSQAGYLMAFVAAGPLADRVMEPLMAQGGSWADSIGVVMGTGAGRGSAVLVTIMGLSVIAVGVGSHLLRGVLDPTGETDDGVATGGAPAPHQAASDKAVAPC, encoded by the coding sequence ATGAAACCCCTGCACCTGCTGGTCCTCGGCGCCTTCGTCAACTCCTTGGGCACCGGCATGACCGCCTTCGCCATCGGCGTCCACATGTACGCCGTCCACAAAAGCGCCACCGCCGTGGCACTGGCCCAACTGTGCGCATTCGCCCCAGTGGTGCTGCTGGCACCCGTCGCCGGCGTCATGGCCGACCGGCACGACCGTCGCCTCATGATGGCAATCGGGGACGGCGGATCCGTCCTCGGACTGGCCCTGGTCGCCGCCGCCCTGCTCACACAGGCTCCCTCCTGGCTGATCCTGGTCGGCGTCACCGCTTCCTCCGTCTTCGCGGCCCTCACCGAACCCGCCCTCAAGGCCAGCGTCTCCGACCTGGTCAGCCAGGACGAGTACGTTCGCGCCTCCGGCCTGTTCTCCCTGGCAGCCGCCGCCAAGTTCCTCCTGGCCCCCATCGCCGCCGCATTCCTGGTCGGAGTTGTCGGAACCGTCGGCATCGTCACCATCGATGCCGCCACATGCCTGGTGACCGTCGGCATCAGCTTGTACGTGCGCCAACTCGTGGGCACTCGCCTCTCGCGGCGCGACAGGGGAGTCCTTGCAGAGCTGCGTGAAGGCTGGCAGGCCGTGGTCGGCAACACCCCCGTGCGCACGGCGGTCATGCTGATCGGCATGGTCACCGTGGCCACCGGCACCGTCCAGACCCTGCTCAAGCCGATCCTGCTGCCCATCGCCTCGGTCGAAACCGTCGGAACGGTGGAGACCGTGGCCGCAATCGGCCTGTTGCTCGGCTCGGCCCTGCTGGCCCCGCTCGGCTCGATGCGCCCCACGACGCTGCTCACTCTTGGCCTGGTCGGCATGGGGGTGGCCATGGCAGCCTTCGCCCTGCGTCCCGACCCCGTGTGGATCGGCGCCGTCGGCCTGGCGCTGTTCCTCGTCCTGCCGATCTGCAACGCCGGCGCGGAGGCGCTGGTGCGCTCCCGCCTGCATGTGGACGTCCAGGCGCGAGCCTGGGGCCTCATCTCCCCGCTCTCCCAAGCCGGGTACTTGATGGCCTTCGTCGCCGCAGGGCCCTTGGCCGACCGGGTCATGGAGCCCCTCATGGCCCAAGGCGGCTCGTGGGCCGACAGCATCGGAGTGGTCATGGGCACCGGAGCGGGACGCGGCAGCGCGGTCCTGGTCACCATCATGGGGCTGTCCGTCATCGCCGTCGGAGTGGGATCGCACCTTCTCAGAGGCGTCCTGGACCCCACCGGTGAGACGGACGACGGCGTGGCGACAGGCGGAGCCCCCGCGCCGCACCAGGCGGCGTCCGACAAGGCGGTGGCGCCATGCTGA
- a CDS encoding TetR/AcrR family transcriptional regulator: protein MTRIVKTADVRRGEILDAAEALILHHGYQGMTMAQLMAEVGVAKGTLYHHFPSKEAILRGIVERQATQMLERSRQAAAAPASVVDRILAVIAGNRVSEDEDALVEHFNATRNAEFHLLALVALVRDIAPVLVALVEEGNASGELHCTDPLTTCEVLLAATGTLTDTGIFPDANEHAQRRIVGILTIAEELLGVPSGRLLEPALQTLDVRTEEVHS from the coding sequence ATGACACGCATCGTCAAGACCGCGGATGTGCGCCGAGGTGAAATCCTCGACGCCGCCGAAGCACTGATCCTTCACCACGGCTACCAGGGCATGACCATGGCCCAACTCATGGCGGAGGTCGGCGTGGCCAAGGGCACGCTCTACCACCACTTCCCCTCCAAGGAGGCGATCCTGCGGGGCATCGTCGAGCGCCAAGCCACCCAGATGCTCGAGCGCTCCCGCCAGGCCGCCGCCGCCCCCGCAAGCGTCGTCGACAGGATCCTGGCCGTCATCGCAGGCAACAGGGTCAGCGAGGACGAGGACGCCCTGGTCGAACACTTCAACGCCACACGCAACGCCGAGTTCCACCTGCTCGCACTGGTCGCCCTCGTCCGCGACATCGCGCCGGTCCTGGTCGCCCTCGTCGAAGAAGGCAACGCCAGCGGAGAACTGCACTGCACCGACCCGCTGACCACCTGCGAAGTCCTGCTGGCAGCAACAGGAACCCTGACCGACACCGGCATCTTCCCCGACGCCAACGAACACGCCCAGCGGCGAATCGTCGGCATCCTCACCATCGCCGAGGAACTCCTCGGCGTGCCCAGTGGTCGCCTTCTCGAACCCGCTCTGCAGACCCTGGACGTCCGCACCGAGGAGGTCCACTCATGA
- a CDS encoding MFS transporter, whose amino-acid sequence MAEDHAFGTGTGGEGGVEGAAPPQIPVLLAVVLLVYVGQTTLSPVLAPLSRAVGLQEWQIGVTMSLAALMVALVSPWWGLRSQERGARPVLVVALAAGTATLALFAVLVRSAMAGLVGGILLFVLFLLIRGLAFGSALSAVGPAAQSCVAAATPDGPERVRGLAAIGAVQGVAMIVGATAGGVLARWGLLVPVVLAPVLVALALAVVGLLLRREAKGHAGEVAVKVDPRDPRVLPYLVVGFVLFTGLGFVQILMGFLVQDRFGYDDRTTGLVTGLLLLAAGVGQVLAQGLVVPRSRWSPVQLLRRGSVISMVGFALLVPEAGTVIVALAVFVIGFGLGIALPGYTAGPTLLVSKQEQGGLAGLVGSTNGLTYVITPTVSTLLYGLWPLLPIIISVVLIGVVVVLVFLHPRFVADAKARLGGVGIGQDDNA is encoded by the coding sequence ATGGCAGAGGACCACGCGTTCGGGACTGGAACCGGCGGCGAGGGCGGCGTCGAAGGCGCTGCGCCCCCGCAGATCCCCGTGCTTCTCGCCGTCGTCCTGTTGGTGTACGTGGGCCAGACGACTCTGAGCCCGGTGCTCGCACCACTGTCTCGAGCAGTCGGACTCCAGGAGTGGCAGATCGGTGTCACCATGTCCCTGGCCGCACTCATGGTCGCCCTCGTCAGCCCGTGGTGGGGCCTGCGCTCCCAGGAACGCGGAGCCCGCCCCGTCCTCGTCGTGGCCCTGGCTGCAGGAACCGCCACTCTCGCCCTCTTCGCCGTGCTGGTCCGCAGCGCCATGGCCGGACTGGTCGGGGGAATCCTGCTCTTCGTGCTCTTCCTGCTGATCCGCGGCCTGGCCTTCGGCTCGGCCCTGTCCGCCGTGGGGCCCGCCGCCCAGTCCTGCGTCGCCGCCGCCACGCCGGATGGGCCCGAACGCGTGCGCGGGCTGGCGGCGATCGGGGCCGTCCAAGGGGTGGCGATGATCGTCGGCGCCACCGCCGGGGGAGTGCTGGCTCGCTGGGGACTGCTGGTTCCCGTGGTCCTGGCCCCGGTGCTGGTGGCCTTGGCATTGGCCGTGGTGGGCCTGTTGCTGCGCCGGGAGGCCAAAGGGCATGCGGGCGAGGTCGCCGTCAAGGTCGACCCGCGCGACCCTCGGGTACTGCCGTACCTGGTGGTCGGGTTCGTGCTGTTCACCGGCCTGGGATTCGTCCAGATCCTCATGGGGTTCCTGGTCCAGGACCGTTTCGGTTACGACGACCGGACCACAGGACTGGTCACCGGTCTGCTGCTGCTCGCAGCAGGAGTCGGACAGGTGCTTGCCCAAGGGCTCGTCGTGCCGCGCAGCAGATGGTCTCCAGTCCAGTTGCTCCGGCGCGGATCGGTGATCTCGATGGTGGGCTTCGCACTCCTGGTTCCCGAGGCCGGGACGGTGATCGTCGCTCTGGCGGTCTTCGTCATCGGTTTCGGGTTGGGGATCGCTCTTCCGGGATACACCGCCGGCCCCACATTGCTGGTCTCGAAGCAGGAGCAGGGAGGTCTGGCGGGCCTTGTCGGGTCCACGAACGGGCTCACCTACGTCATCACGCCCACCGTGTCGACGCTGCTGTACGGACTGTGGCCGCTGCTGCCCATCATCATCTCGGTCGTCCTGATCGGCGTGGTGGTTGTGCTGGTGTTCCTCCACCCGCGCTTCGTCGCCGACGCCAAGGCGCGACTCGGAGGGGTGGGGATCGGCCAGGACGACAACGCCTGA